A region from the Kryptolebias marmoratus isolate JLee-2015 linkage group LG9, ASM164957v2, whole genome shotgun sequence genome encodes:
- the LOC108236674 gene encoding C-terminal-binding protein 1 isoform X2 gives MGSSHLLNKGMPLGIRPPIMNGPMHPRPLVALLDGRDCTVEMPILKDVATVAFCDAQSTQEIHEKVLNEAVGALMYHTITLMREDLEKFKALRIIVRIGSGYDNIDIKSAGELGIAVCNMPAASVEETADSTLCHILTLYRRTTWLHQALREGTRVQSVEQIREVASGAARIRGETLGLIGLGRVGQAVALRAKAFGFSVIFYDPYLADGVERSLGLQRVTTLQDLLFHSDCVSLHCSLNEHNHHLINDFTIKQMRQGAFLVNTARGGLVDEKALAQALKEGRIRGAALDVHETEPFSFSQGPLKDAPNLISTPHAAWYSEQASLEMREEAAREIRRAVTGRIPDSLKNCVNKEFLTPNNHWAGVDPAAVHPELNGAYRKSHIRDEPTSCQRI, from the exons GTATCAGACCCCCCATTATGAATGGGCCCATGCACCCACGGCCCTTGGTGGCGCTGCTGGACGGGCGGGACTGCACGGTGGAGATGCCCATCCTGAAAGATGTAGCGACGGTGGCTTTCTGCGATGCTCAGTCCACACAGGAGATCCATGAGAAG GTCCTGAATGAAGCTGTGGGCGCTCTGATGTACCACACCATCACTCTGATGAGAGAAGACCTGGAGAAGTTTAAAGCTCTGCGCATCATCGTCCGCATCGGCAGCGGTTACGACAACATAGATATTAAATCTGCCGGAGAACTCG GCATAGCTGTTTGTAATATGCCAGCGGCTTCAGTGGAGGAGACAGCGGACTCTACACTCTGTCATATCCTCACGTTGTACCGACGCACCACCTGGCTGCACCAG GCTCTGCGGGAGGGAACCAGAGTTCAGAGTGTGGAGCAGATTCGAGAGGTGGCATCAGGAGCGGCAAGGATCAGAGGAGAAACTCTGGGACTCATAGGGCTTG gTCGGGTGGGCCAGGCTGTAGCCCTCCGAGCCAAGGCGTTTGGCTTCAGTGTGATTTTTTATGACCCTTATTTGGCTGATGGTGTAGAGAGATCCCTGGGCCTACAAAGGGTCACCACACTACAG GACCTGCTCTTCCACTCTGATTGTGTCTCCCTGCACTGCAGCCTCAATGAACACAACCACCACCTGATCAATGACTTCACCATCAAACAG ATGCGTCAGGGGGCGTTCTTGGTGAACACGGCCAGGGGGGGTCTGGTGGACGAAAAGGCCCTGGCTCAGGCATTGAAGGAGGGGAGGATACGCGGGGCCGCTCTGGATGTCCACGAGACAGAACCATTCAG TTTCAGTCAGGGTCCACTGAAGGATGCTCCCAACCTGATCTCCACACCTCACGCTGCCTGGTACAGCGAGCAGGCGTCGCTGGAGATGAGGGAAGAGGCAGCGAGGGAGATCCGAAGGGCTGTGACGG GCCGTATCCCTGACAGTCTAAAGAACTGCGTGAATAAAGAGTTCCTCACCCCAAACAACCACTGGGCAGGAGTCGACCCAGCTGCAGTCCACCCTGAGCTGAACGGCGCTTATCG TAAATCTCACATTAGAGACGAGCCCACGAGTTGTCAGAGGATTTAA
- the LOC108236674 gene encoding C-terminal-binding protein 1 isoform X1: MGSSHLLNKGMPLGIRPPIMNGPMHPRPLVALLDGRDCTVEMPILKDVATVAFCDAQSTQEIHEKVLNEAVGALMYHTITLMREDLEKFKALRIIVRIGSGYDNIDIKSAGELGIAVCNMPAASVEETADSTLCHILTLYRRTTWLHQALREGTRVQSVEQIREVASGAARIRGETLGLIGLGRVGQAVALRAKAFGFSVIFYDPYLADGVERSLGLQRVTTLQDLLFHSDCVSLHCSLNEHNHHLINDFTIKQMRQGAFLVNTARGGLVDEKALAQALKEGRIRGAALDVHETEPFSFSQGPLKDAPNLISTPHAAWYSEQASLEMREEAAREIRRAVTGRIPDSLKNCVNKEFLTPNNHWAGVDPAAVHPELNGAYRYPPGVVSLPAGGLPPPVEGIVPSAVPIAHTLPPAVTHPPHAPSPGQNTVKPPEGDREQHPSDQL; the protein is encoded by the exons GTATCAGACCCCCCATTATGAATGGGCCCATGCACCCACGGCCCTTGGTGGCGCTGCTGGACGGGCGGGACTGCACGGTGGAGATGCCCATCCTGAAAGATGTAGCGACGGTGGCTTTCTGCGATGCTCAGTCCACACAGGAGATCCATGAGAAG GTCCTGAATGAAGCTGTGGGCGCTCTGATGTACCACACCATCACTCTGATGAGAGAAGACCTGGAGAAGTTTAAAGCTCTGCGCATCATCGTCCGCATCGGCAGCGGTTACGACAACATAGATATTAAATCTGCCGGAGAACTCG GCATAGCTGTTTGTAATATGCCAGCGGCTTCAGTGGAGGAGACAGCGGACTCTACACTCTGTCATATCCTCACGTTGTACCGACGCACCACCTGGCTGCACCAG GCTCTGCGGGAGGGAACCAGAGTTCAGAGTGTGGAGCAGATTCGAGAGGTGGCATCAGGAGCGGCAAGGATCAGAGGAGAAACTCTGGGACTCATAGGGCTTG gTCGGGTGGGCCAGGCTGTAGCCCTCCGAGCCAAGGCGTTTGGCTTCAGTGTGATTTTTTATGACCCTTATTTGGCTGATGGTGTAGAGAGATCCCTGGGCCTACAAAGGGTCACCACACTACAG GACCTGCTCTTCCACTCTGATTGTGTCTCCCTGCACTGCAGCCTCAATGAACACAACCACCACCTGATCAATGACTTCACCATCAAACAG ATGCGTCAGGGGGCGTTCTTGGTGAACACGGCCAGGGGGGGTCTGGTGGACGAAAAGGCCCTGGCTCAGGCATTGAAGGAGGGGAGGATACGCGGGGCCGCTCTGGATGTCCACGAGACAGAACCATTCAG TTTCAGTCAGGGTCCACTGAAGGATGCTCCCAACCTGATCTCCACACCTCACGCTGCCTGGTACAGCGAGCAGGCGTCGCTGGAGATGAGGGAAGAGGCAGCGAGGGAGATCCGAAGGGCTGTGACGG GCCGTATCCCTGACAGTCTAAAGAACTGCGTGAATAAAGAGTTCCTCACCCCAAACAACCACTGGGCAGGAGTCGACCCAGCTGCAGTCCACCCTGAGCTGAACGGCGCTTATCG GTACCCCCCAGGAGTGGTGAGCTTGCCAGCCGGCGGTCTCCCCCCGCCGGTTGAAGGCATTGTGCCGAGCGCCGTGCCGATCGCACACACCCTCCCGCCTGCCGTCACACACCCGCCTCATGCACCATCTCCAGGACAGAACACAGTGAAACCACCAGAGGGCGACAGAGAGCAGCACCCCAGCGATCAACTGTAG
- the spon2b gene encoding spondin-2b has product MDTTKNALTFSEALYHLLVMVLVVARGSQSMPVPTDVPMCTASETAQYSLTFTGKWTQAAFPKQYPVYRPPAQWSNLIGVTHSSDYHMWQSNEFASNGVRDFAEKGEAWNLMKEVEMAGERIQSVYGILSAPAVVGGTGQMHTEFEVFARHSYLSFIARIIPSPDWFVGVDSVDLCDGDHWKEKVTLELFPYDAGTDSGFTFSSPNFETIPQDRVTQITSSFPSHPANSFFYPRLKHLPPIAKVTLTKIKKTNQIISLPLEPTQSNLLPTGNEIEDTLINTPLDCEVSVWSPWGLCKGKCGDSGVQHRTRYVIMHPANNGVACPQLEEERKCFQDNCL; this is encoded by the exons ATGGACACCACAAAGAATGCCCTCACCTTCTCTGAGGCCTTATATCACCTGCTTGTCATGGTGTTGGTAGTGGCCCGAGGAAGTCAATCAATGCCAGTGCCAACCGATGTCCCCATGTGCACGGCCTCAGAAACAGCTCAGTACAGCCTAACCTTCACAGGAAAATGGACCCAAGCAGCATTCCCTAAGCAGTATCCTGTCTACCGCCCACCTGCACAGTGGTCAAACCTTATTG GGGTGACCCACAGCTCCGACTACCACATGTGGCAAAGTAATGAGTTTGCCAGCAACGGAGTGAGGGACTTTGCGGAAAAAGGTGAGGCCTGGAATCTCATGAAGGAAGTGGAGATGGCCGGCGAACGCATCCAGAGCGTTTATGGGATCCTCTCCGCTCCTGCTGTTGTGGGAGGCACAGGCCAGATGCACACTGAGTTTGAGGTCTTCGCCAGGCACTCCTAT CTGTCATTTATCGCGCGGATCATTCCGAGCCCAGACTGGTTTGTGGGCGTGGACAGCGTTGACCTGTGCGACGGTGACCACTGGAAAGAAAAAGTGACACTGGAGCTTTTCCCATATGATGCAGGAACTGACAGCGGGTTCACCTTCTCTTCTCCCAACTTTGAAACCATCCCACAGGACAGAGTCACGCAG aTTACCTCCTCTTTCCCAAGCCACCCCGCCAACTCCTTCTTCTACCCCCGCCTGAAACATTTACCACCTATCGCCAAGGTcacactgacaaaaataaagaaaacaaatcaaatcatcaGCCTGCCACTGGAGCCCACGCAGTCCAACCTTCTGCCAACAGGAAACGAGATTGAAGACACGCTCATAA ATACCCCTCTGGACTGTGAGGTGTCCGTATGGTCCCCCTGGGGTTTGTGCAAAGGCAAATGTGGAGACTCAGGTGTGCAGCACCGCACGCGCTACGTCATAATGCACCCAGCCAACAACGGAGTAGCCTGCccccagctggaggaggagaggaagtgCTTCCAAGACAACTGCTTATGA